From a single Diceros bicornis minor isolate mBicDic1 chromosome 6, mDicBic1.mat.cur, whole genome shotgun sequence genomic region:
- the PGAM1 gene encoding phosphoglycerate mutase 1 — MAAYKLVLIRHGESLWNLENRFSGWYDADLSPAGHEEAKRGGQALRDAGYEFDICFTSVQKRAIRTLWTVLDAIDQMWLPVVRTWRLNERHYGGLTGLNKAETAAKHGEAQVKIWRRSYDVPPPPMEPDHPFYSNISKDRRYADLTEDQLPSCESLKDTIARALPFWNEEIVPQIKEGKRVLIAAHGNSLRGIVKHLEGLSEEAIMELNLPTGIPIVYELDKNLKPIKPMQFLGDEETVRKAMEAVAAQGKAKK; from the exons ATGGCCGCGTACAAGCTGGTGTTGATCCGGCACGGCGAGAGCCTGTGGAACCTGGAGAACCGCTTCAGCGGCTGGTACGACGCCGACCTGAGCCCGGCGGGGCACGAAGAGGCGAAGCGCGGCGGGCAGGCGCTGCGAG ATGCTGGCTATGAGTTTGACATCTGCTTCACCTCAGTGCAGAAGAGAGCAATTCGGACCCTGTGGACAGTGCTGGATGCCATTGACCAAATGTGGCTGCCAGTAGTGAGAACCTGGCGCCTCAATGAGCGGCACTACGGGGGTCTGACTGGCCTCAATAAAGCCGAAACTGCTGCCAAGCATGGCGAGGCCCAGGTAAAGATCTGGAGGCGCTCCTATGATGTCCCACCACCTCCGATGGAGCCTGACCATCCCTTCTACAGCAACATCAGTAAG GATCGCAGGTATGCAGACCTCACTGAAGATCAGCTACCCTCCTGTGAGAGTCTGAAGGACACTATTGCCAGAGCTCTGCCCTTTTGGAATGAAGAAATAGTTCCCCAGATCAAGGAGGGGAAACGGGTACTGATTGCAGCCCATGGCAACAGCCTTCGGGGCATTGTCAAGCACCTGGAGG GTCTCTCTGAAGAGGCTATCATGGAGCTGAACCTGCCGACTGGTATTCCCATTGTCTATGAATTGGACAAGAACTTGAAGCCCATCAAGCCCATGCAGTTCCTGGGGGATGAAGAGACCGTGCGTAAAGCTATGGAAGCTGTTGCTGCCCAGGGCAAGGCCAAGAAGTGA
- the EXOSC1 gene encoding exosome complex component CSL4 isoform X1 — MAPPVRYCIPGERLCNLEEGSPGSGTYTRHGYIFSSLAGCLTKSSENGALPVVSVMRETESQLLPDVGAIVTCKVSSINSRFAKVHILYVGSTPLKNSFRGTIRKEDVRATEKDKVEIYKSFRPGDIVLAKVISLGDAQSNYLLTTAENELGVVVAHSESGVQMVPISWCEMQCPKTHTKEFRKVARVQPEFLQT; from the exons ATGGCGCCACCCGTGAGGTACTGCATCCCCG GCGAACGTCTGTGTAACTTGGAGGAGGGCAGTCCGGGCAGCGGCACTTACACCCGGCACGGCTACATCTTTTCGTCGCTTGCTGGCTGCCTGACGAAGAGCAGCGAGAACGGCGCG CTTCCTGTCGTGTCTGTGATGAGAGAAACAGAGTCCCAGTTACTGCCCGATGTGGGGGCTATTGTAACCTGTAAG GTCTCTAGCATCAATTCGCGCTTTGCCAAAGTACACATCCTATATGTGGGGTCCACACCACTTAAGAACTCTTTTCGAGGAACTATCCG caAAGAAGATGTCCGAGCTACTGAAAAAGACAAG GTTGAGATTTATAAGAGTTTCCGCCCAGGTGACATTGTCTTGGCCAAAGTG ATCTCCCTAGGTGACGCACAGTCCAACTACCTCCTGACCACTGCCGAAAATgagctgggggtggtggtggccCACAGTGAATCAG GTGTCCAGATGGTTCCCATCAGCTGGTGTGAGATGCAGTGCCCTAAGACTCACACGAAAGAATTCCGGAAAGTGGCCCGAGTACAGCCCGAATTCCTGCAGACCTAA
- the EXOSC1 gene encoding exosome complex component CSL4 isoform X2, whose product MWGPHHLRTLFEELSAKKMSELLKKTRLLVEIYKSFRPGDIVLAKVISLGDAQSNYLLTTAENELGVVVAHSESGVQMVPISWCEMQCPKTHTKEFRKVARVQPEFLQT is encoded by the exons ATGTGGGGTCCACACCACTTAAGAACTCTTTTCGAGGAACTATCCG caAAGAAGATGTCCGAGCTACTGAAAAAGACAAGGTTGTTG GTTGAGATTTATAAGAGTTTCCGCCCAGGTGACATTGTCTTGGCCAAAGTG ATCTCCCTAGGTGACGCACAGTCCAACTACCTCCTGACCACTGCCGAAAATgagctgggggtggtggtggccCACAGTGAATCAG GTGTCCAGATGGTTCCCATCAGCTGGTGTGAGATGCAGTGCCCTAAGACTCACACGAAAGAATTCCGGAAAGTGGCCCGAGTACAGCCCGAATTCCTGCAGACCTAA